DNA sequence from the Rattus rattus isolate New Zealand chromosome 2, Rrattus_CSIRO_v1, whole genome shotgun sequence genome:
GACAtctcaggagatctactgcacTTGGACACCGCAGCTTGAAGCCATCACTAGGAGAACTCAAATGTCTGCCCTGgttgctatatccagcaaaactctcaatcaacatggATAGGGAAACCAAAACATTCCAGGACAAAAcgaaattcaaacagtatctatctacaaatccagccctaagagatcaggaattcaaggcacaaacctaagaataataaaatcaatttactgcaaaccaacagctaatatccaattaaatggggagatacttgaagcaatcccactaatatcatgGACAGGACAAAGATGCCCACAGTTCCATATCTATTCATTATAGTATTCAAAgtgctagaacaataagacaacaacaacaacaacaacaaagatcaAGTGGATGCAAATTGGCAAAgatgaaataaggaaataaaagtatgactgcttgcagatgataagatagcaTACAGAAGCGGCCACAAAATTTCAACCTGGGAACTTCTCCAATGGAGAAACAACTTCAGTAAGGTAgccagatacaaaattaactcaaatcagtagtcttcttttatacaaatgataaacaggctgaggaagaaagtagggaaacaactctcttcacagccatagataatataaaatattttggcgtaactctaaccaagcaagtgaatgatctgtatgacaataacccaagtctctcaagaaagaaatccaagaagatctcatgaattggcagaattaacataataaaaatggccatactaccaaaggcaatctacagatttaatgcaatcatGTTCAAAATCCCAATACAATTATTGAAAGACGTGggaaagcaattctcaaattcacttGGAAGGCAAAAATACCAAAGTATCGAGAACTTGTAATTTGTTGATAGATGGATATAtggaaccatatatatatatatggtttgatTTAGTGGTCTCAGAGTCTCAGTATACTTGTAAATCAAAGGATAGAATTTCAGTTTGTCAATATCTATATCTTATATAAGTATTAAATTATTCATAGTATGTATCCTCTATTGTAActgaagatattttttcttttatatttaaaagaggaGGTAAATGCTTTTGAcaatctctctctcccatgtAGTACAGAGTGTTATCAAGGACAAAATTTTTTATATTCTGTCTTCATGGTATTTACTCTCCTCCTGAAAAAAAACCATCTAGTGTAATTCATGCCGCTGacattgttttgcattttttaccTCAAAGTTGAAATTTTTTGTTCCACTAGAAACCATGTCCTTCTAGAAAACTGACTCCTAGCACCTACCATTTGCAAATAttcattaacttttatttatttactaagatAGAAAAGGATATTTGAGTCTACATATTTCTGCTCTTCATAAATACTGTATTTTCAGAGCAGAGCAAATTTGTGAAATTAAATGAAGCCAAAAAAACTTAGAGAAATACAGGTAAtacatgaaaataagaaattaggATTATCACTATTAGTAATGAACTACATTTATCCTAAAATCTTAGTATTTTCATAAGATTATAAGCAAATGATGACCCCTAAATTTGgggcttaaaattaaaaatgcatgcaAGATTTAAAATACCATGCCATTTTCATGTTTGGCAACAGAAAAATATGTAGAATGTTAAAGAGATAATCTCCAACTAAACTCGATTAGCCATAGATCAAAGATGGGAACTAGTGAATAAATGGTGATCAAACAAATAAGGAAATGTGAAAAGATTAGTTATGCcaccaaaaaaatattttttatttttaattagatatttttatttacatttgaaatgttattcattttcaaagtttcccatccataaacaccctatcccaacATCCATACCCCTTCTGCTATGAGATGTTACTCTTTccaaccacccaccacttccATACTTCCTGCTTTGGCATCCCCTACACAGGGGAAtcaagtcttagcaggaccaagggcttctcttcccaatagtgtccaacaaggctatcatctgctacatgtgcagctggagtcatgggtctttCCACgtttactctttgggtagtggtttagtcgctgggagctctgattggttggtattgtttttcttatgggattgcaagccccttcagctccttcaatccttccttgaactcctccaatggggaccccattctcaactgaaaggtttgctgctagcattttcctctctatttgttatgctctggctgagcctttcaggagacagctatatcaggctcctgacaacggtttggtatacatacatacatatacatacatacatatatatatatatatatatatattgcagtaTATCCAGGTAGAACAGGTTCTTAATGGCCATGCCTTCTGTCtttgctccaaaatttgtctccataattcctcctatgaatatctttgttctcccttttaagaaggactgaagtatctgcacttggTCATCctacttgagcttcatttggtctgtggattgtatcttggctaatccaagattttgggttaatatacacttatcagtgagtacatactctgtgtgtctttttgtgattggtttacctcactcaggaagataggttttctagttcaatccattccccaatgaatttaatgaagacattgcttttaaaagttgagtagtattacattgtgtaaatgtaccacatattctatatccattcctcttttgaaggacatctgggttctttccagcttagtgctattatgaataagactgctatgaaaatagtggagcaggTCTTGGTATATGTctgagcatttttgggtatatatcTAGGAGTGGTacatctgggtcctcaggtactatgtccaattttctgaagaacctgcagactgatttccaaagtggttgtacctgtGTGCAGTCACACCAAAAgttgagtagtgttcctttttctccacatcattgccagctgTTGTCACCTGGgatttggatcttagccattctgactactGTGTGGTACAATCCCagtcttgttttgatttgcattcccctcatgactaaggatattgaacattgcTTTAAGTACATCTCAGcaattcgatattcctcagctgagaattctttgtttagctctcaaccccattttaatagggttatttgattctctagtgtctaaattcttgagatctttgtatatattagatattagccatctctttgatgtaagattggtaaagaagttttcctaatctgttagttgtcattttgtcctaataacagtatGCTGGACCCTGCAGaagttttcaattttctgaggtcccatttgttgattcttgatcttagagcattagccattgatgttctgttcaggaaatttttccacggtgtccatgtgttcaaagtTCTTcccaaatttttcttctttagtttgctttatctggttctatgtggaggtccttaatccacttgggcttgagatTTGCACTAGGTATCAAGAATggaacaatttgcattcttctacatgctgacctccagttgaaccagcaccattggttcaaaatgctatcttttttccactgggtggttttagctccattgtcaaagatcaagtgaccgtaactgtgtgggttcatttctgtgtcaattctattccattgatctacctgcctgtctctgtaccaatgccatatactatttatcactattgctctgtaatacacttgaggtcagagatagtgatttgcccagttcttttattgttgaggataatttttctatcctgggtttttgttaatccaaatagatttgcaaattgctctttctaactctatgaaaaattgagtagaaattttgatggggatcacatggaatctgtagattgcttttggcagaatggccatttttacaatattaatcctgccaatgcatgagcatgggagatttttacttcttctgagatattcttcaatttctttgttcagagatttgaagttctattcctacagatctctcacttgcttggttagagccacacAAAGGTATTAtatgttgtttgtgactattgtgaagggtgtactttccctactttctttctcagcctgtttataagaagtagaggaagactactgatctgtttgagtttgttttatagCCAGcgacttttctgaagttgtttttcaggcttagtgtTCAGTAGTGTAACTTTTGTGGTCATttagtatattatcatatcatctacaaatagtggtgctttgacttctttttttcccagcttgtatccttttgacttccttttgttgtctgattacacTGGCTAGGTCTTCAAGTGCTATATGGAATACATAGGGAAAGAGTtatcagccttgtctagtccctggttttagtgggattgcttcaagtttctctccatttagtttcattttgactactagtttgctgtatattgcttttactatgttttggaatggtccttgaattcctgaacatTCCAGGTCTTTTAATATGAgggaatgttgaattttgtcaaattatttCTCGTGATGTCACCatctcaccatctaatgagatgtttatatgtttttcccattgagtgtgtttatatagtagattacatttctgtatttctgtatattgaacccatccctgcatcactaggatgaagcatacttgattatgatggatgattgttttgatgttttcttggacttaatttgaaagaattttattgagtatttttgcattgatattcataagagaaattgctctgaatttctctttctttcctgagtctttgtgtgatttatgtataaaagtagttgtggcttcattgaaggaattgggtaatgtaccttctgtttctattttatggacttTTTTGGACAGCATTGGTATCACATCTTCTctaaagtctgatagaattctccactaaaccgatctggtcctgggatttttttgaatgggagacttttaataactgcttctatttctttaggggttagggaaatgtttagataatttatctgattctgatttcaCTCTAGCACCTGGGagctatctagaaaattgtccatttcatccagattttccagtagGGTTGAATATGTAAAGCACTAAATTGAAAAGATTTTATATCAAAACTTTAagtacaaaagaaataaataatatgagTTCACAGAAACTGATGGTTTGCCTTCATAATTAAAACAAGTACAAATTCTAAAACTGTACTTGGAAGACAAAGATCTATGCAATTTAAGATATTAATATCACTAAAGAAATATGATTGGGTAAATTGTAGAATTCAAATATAATAGTGAAGACAACATACATCAATAAAATCCAATATAGTATAGCAAGGCACTAGAAAACATTGCAAGTTTGAGTATTTCTTAGTAAGACagaaatgtttaagaaataaaCACTCTGAAGAACTCTCTTAGTCAACCATGAGAgccaaaatattataaaacacatatattttcttttcattttgatattaaCCATACATCTTCCAAGTGgtctaatatattttaatgtaaacattCTTACAAAGCAATAAAATTATTACATGAGGGAAATGAAACACTGGAACATTACAAAGAGCATTAAAGTGATACACATTATTAGACACAACTGtgaaaatgaataagaaatttatatcaaATGATATATagcatattataatatatagaaTTAAAATGTACAGATTAAAGCTGAGTGACTAAAGAAGAAACATACCTTTATTTATCAAAAGAAAGCAACAAGAATCACAGCCAAATCTAAGGTGCTCATATGACTGAATAAAGGCAAAATGCATCATTATAAATCTAAAGATCCATGGGAAGATATAAAAGCTTACTACTTGTAAGAAAAAGTTATTGTTATTATCAACAGCATACCACCAGACAGTGAAAATATCGAATCAAATAGGAAGAGGGAAAATCTATATATAAGAGAAAGACTAAAAGTAACAAAGCTATGTGCCTAAATCCAAAAGAATTTTCAGAGCTAGTGATTCAGATAGATATGCCCATCTATTTAATCTACTCATAAATAAATCATGTCTTTGGCCAGCCCTGCTTCTGAGTAAAAGAAATATCATAATTTAGGTAGCAGGTTTATAGCCCTGCATTTTTTACATATGGTAAGTGTTAGCGTTCCAAAATGAAGGAATGAGCAGATTCACTGTTTTAGGGGACGTGATTCCTACCATGCTAACAGATATAGTAATAAAATTGTATTAAAGTTCAAAATTACAGAATCTCACTTGAATAATAATCTactaaaacatttttgaaatccTTACATAATTACAGAGAAATTATATTCTAATACACCACAGTAACAGTGCTTGTATCACAATAGCATTAGTTCAAAAAAACAAGcattaaatacataaacaatattATGTTATTTAATATTATGTTAAGAGTCTAATCTATAATgatccttttcttctgttttcaggtTGACATCTAAGACTATCCACTTGATTTTGACTCTTTATTTTGCCCTTGAAGAAATAAACAGGAACCCCCATATTCTACCTAACATTTCACTGCTAGTTAAAATTGAATGTAGGCTGCTGGATGATTGGAGAATAAACAGTTTATCTTCTAAAAGAGAAGAATATCTTCCTAACTACTACTGTATAAATCAGAGAAGATATTTAATTGTACTTACAGGACCAATGTGGTTACCATCTGTCATAGTTGGGCCACTCCTATACATAACTAAGAGGCCAGAGGTAAGTTTGAAGAAGCTGATGTTAATGAGGcattgattcttttctttctgtaaaaataacatttatttgccTGATCTAATTGTATTCTTTAAAGCTTATGACTAAATAGGCTTGCACTTTCAAGTATATTCTGACCTCTGCCTAGATAGATCAACTCAactcttctggctcaaactcttccCTAAAGTCACTAATTGGATATGGCTTTACTCAGCTTCTCATTGATTTGCTTTGCTTGAACAATCACTGCCaatttgttttcatcttctgtctcctttataTTCTGGCTACAACTGCATCTACTGACGCACattgaactgcatgaactcacaaaTTAACTCAACACCATTGCCCTGCATTCTTTGCACTGAGTCTCAAATGTCTGGTTTAACTCTTCTGCATTGAACTCAACTGACTAAttagaactcagaaatctgcatgcctctgtctcctgagtacttggattaaaggtgtactaTCACACCTGCACCTAAACTTTTCTATACTAAAAAATTGCTTTatactaggctgaccttgaactaagtgatctgcttgcctctgtctcctgccttccaAGGAATGCCTATTTCCTAGCAGGATATTATTGGCCTACAAGTCTTCAGATGTGATCCATTAAGTGtagtcatgttgctggattaaaattcctctacaggttTAATTTTCTGATCCTGAGGCTAgtgaaagtaagcaaatgaatTTGTCTATTTTGATGCATAGAATTCGAAGCATAAATACACAGATATTTAGAAGCACATGCCATTTTTTTAGCATGAATAAGACATAAGTGCAATAGAAATTTGATGTGCTTCACTATCAGACTTCGTCTTTTCTGTACTTTACAATACTTAATAAATTATGTACAATTTTCATAATGGTACAGTTCCTAACATTCCCAAGTTTTGTTTATCACACTTTTTTAGACTAgcaatttgttatttttatttatatttttatttacacttcaaacgttattgttctttgagaaaatcaacaagatagataaacccttagccagaataaacAGAGTGcacagaaagaatatccaaattaacaaaatcagaaaggagaagggagacataacaacagaatctgaaaaaatttttaaaatattttagatcctactgcaaaaggctatattccacaaaactggaaaatctggaggaaatggccaattttctatacagataccaggtattaaagttaaatcagcatcagataagccatctaaacagtcccataatgccTAGAGAagtagaagcattcattaaaagtcacCCAACCaaaataaagcccaggaccagatgcgTTTattggagaattctatcagaccttcatacaaAAATGATACCAATACTCTCAAAACTATTCcgcaaaatggaaacaaacagagcactacccaattccttctatgaagtcacaggtatgcttatacctaaaccacacaaagatccaacaataaaacagaagctcagaacaattttccttatgaataacaatgcaaaaatactcaataaaattctcgcaacaCAAATCCAAGAAAGAACACATctaaacaatcatccatcataatcaagtaggcttcatcccagggatgaagtgATGGATTCAAAATATGGAAATCTGCATTGGGCACTTGCCTATCTTTAGAGTAATACCCTATAGTTCTgtggccagttttttttttaactgaaggaTTTCAAACATTAGTCCATTTGCATTATTTCACACAGTGgtgcctgcattttttttcttgtaccaACAGCTGCCGACTGCCTATTGTTTTTCATCTAGGGAAATTTTGTGAAATTCCATCTATGTGGGCATGTTCACTGGTATAGaccttggacttttaaaaaatattctaccttttaatttgtataagttctttaaatattctatGTATCACTTCtctgccttttggctaagatcaagtgtaactATTCTATGTACAAATCTATTCTCAAATACATGACCTTCAAGAAtttcccacccccaaaaaagaagaaaatatggaaatctgtcaacataatccactgtataaacaaacacaaaggaagaaaaaacacatgaacatgtaaTTAGatactaagaaagcatttgacaaaactcaacactcTTCAAGTTAatagacttggaaagatcaggaatttaaggctcatacctaaacctagtaaaagcaatatacaacaaaccagtagccaacatcaaaataaatggagagaaacttgaagcagtcccactaaaatcacagaCTGGACAAGGattcccactctcttcctacttattcagtatagtactctaagtcctagccagagcaattagacaacaaaagaaggtcaaagggataaaaattggggaagaaattcaaaatatcactatttgcagatgatgtgataatatacttaagtgaccccaaaagatccACAGGAGTATTGCTACAgtggataaacaacttcagataAGTGGCTGATTATAaacttatctcaaacaaatctgtagccctCCTCTATTCAAGggataaacagataaatatagtaaaaatggccattttaccaaaagcaatctacagattcaatgcaatccccatcaaaataccaagcctattcttcagagagttagacagaacaatttgcaaattcatctggaataacaaaaaacccaggatacctaaaacgatgatcctaaacaataaaaggacttctgggggaatcaatacccctgaactcaagcaatattacagagcaatagtgataaaaaactgaatggtattggtacagagacaggcagatagaccagtggaatagaattgaagacccagaaatgaacccacacacctatggtcacttgatttttgacaaaggagccaaaaccatccaatggaaaagaagatagcattttcagcaaatggtgctggttcaactggaggtcagtatgtagaagaatgcagatcgatccatgcttatcaccctgtacaaagcttaagtccaagtggatcaaggacctccacatcaaaccagatatactcaaactaatagaagaaaaagtggagaggcatcttgaacacatggacactggagaaaatttcctgaacaaaacaccaatggcttatgctctaagatcaagaatcaacaaatgggatctcataagacggcaaagtttctgtaaggcaaaggacactgttgttaggacaaaacgacaaccaacagattgcgaatagatctttacccatcctacaacgatagagggcttatatcccaaatatacaaagaactcaagcagttagaccacaggaagacaaataaccctactaaaaaatggggttcagagctaaacaaagaattcacagatgaggaatgccgaatggctgagaaacacctaaagaaatgttcaacatctttagtcatatgggaaatgcaaattaaaacaaccctgagatttcacctcacacatgtgagaatggctaagatcaaaaactcaggtaacagcagttgctcgcgaggatgtggagaaagaggaacactcctccattgttggtgtgattgcagactggtacaaccattctggaaatcagtctggaggctcctcagcaaattggacattgaactacctaaggacccagctatagctctcttgggcatatgacccaacatataacaaagacacatgctccactatgttcatcgcaggcttatttataatagccagaagctggaaagaacccaaatgcccttcaacagaggaatggatacagaaaatgtggtacatctacacaatggaatattactcagctatcaaaaacaatgactttatgaaattcataggcaaatggatggaactggaaaatatcatcttgagtgaggtaatccaatcacagaaaaacacacatggtatgcactcattgataagtggctattagcccaaatgcttgaattaccctgaggcacagaacacatgaaactctagaaggatgaccaaaatgcgaatgcttcactttttctttaaaaggggaacaatacccttggcaaggaatagggaggcaaagtttagaacagaggcagaaggaacacccattcagagcctgccccacatgtggcccatacatatacagccactaaactagataagatggataaagcaaagaaatgcaggctgataggaaccggatgtacatctctcctcagagacacagccagaatacagcaaatacataggcgaatgccagcagcaaaccactgaactgggaacgggacccccattgaaggaatcagagaaaggacttgaagagctttaaggggctcgagaccccatatgaacaacaatgccaaccaaccagagcttccagggaataagccactacccgaagactatacatggaatgaccctgtgctccaacctcataggtagcaatgaatagcctagtaagagcaccagtggaatgggaaacccttggtcctgccaagacttaacacatagtgaaggtgattgttggagggagggtggtaatgggggaaggatggggaggggtagcccatatagaaggggaggttgaggggttagggggatgttggcccagaaacctggaaggggaataacaatcgaaatgtaaataagaaatactcaagttaacaaagatataaaaaaaaagtagggaaactacacctttcacaatagtcacaaataacataaaataccttggtgagaCTAGCAGTTTATATTTCGGCTTCCTCATGTTATTTCTCACATTCTATGGCTTACAGCTTTACTATGGGCCATTTCACCCTCTCTTGAGCAACCAAGAACTGAATCCATATCTTTACCAAATGGCTCCTAAGGACCTATCTCTGGCACTGGCCATGGTTTCCTTGCTTGTCCATTTCAGCTGGAACTGGGTGGGAGCAGTTGTTTCAGATGATGACCCAGGTTATGAATTTATCTTGGAATTGAGAAGAGAAATGCAAAGGAACAATTTTTGTTTAGCATTTGTGAGTATCATTGTTAGAAATAACAATTTATTTCTGAAAAGGTATAATATCTATTACAACCAGATCAAGATGTCATCAGCAAAAGTTGTTATCATTTATGGAGACAAAGACTCTCCCCTACAGATCAACTTTAGACTATGGAATTTATTTGATATCCAAAGAATCTGGGTCACTACCTCACAGTGGGATATGATCATAAATAATGGAAAATTCCTCCTTAATTCTTCCTATGGTACTCTCAGTTTTTCACATCACTATTCTGAATTATctggttttaaaacatttatccaGACAGCATACCCTTCAAACTACAGTGATGACTATTCTCTTGGTATATTATGGTGGGtgtattttaattgttctttgtCATTATCTGAATGTAAGAATCTGCAAAATTGTCCAAAGGAAAACATATTTAGATGGTTATACAGTCACCATTTTGAAATGTCTTTGAGTGATACTACTTATGACCTATATAATTCTATGTATGCTGTGGCTTACACACTCCAACAGATGCTTCTGAAACAAGCAGATACATGGCAAATAGATGATGGAAAAGAACCAGAATTTGACTCTTGGCAGGTAATCGCTATTCCACTACATATCACATAGAGTCATAGACTTAATTTTTCCGATGAATACTGTAGCTTCTAAGAGTCTaagttcttttctttcaaatacaCCAATTGCTGTATTCCTTCATTGCATATCattgaaatttcttttgtttcttaaactCAAGTACAGCCAATACTGAAACTTCCATAATTTCACAATCTGTTTGTGCTAGTTTCCATATTTCCACCATAGATGTGTTTCTTATctttaatatttgaaacaaaatatgttgctttctcatgaaattcttattGGAATAAGAAGGTGACTGACCTTTTTAAATGATCAAGGAATTGATAATCTATGTAATGATCAAGAAATTGATAATGTGTGTAATGAATAGGTCCCAAATAACAGAAAAATTCTAGCATTTTCTTCCTCAACAAGGGTCTCAATTTCCTACTTGGTTATCAGATaataatatacagaaaataaggtGAAGAATGTTTAACTATTCCCACTCATATTTAAGCTGTTCATATTTTAGAGGATTAACTTCACTGAGAAAGAATTATTTAGGAATTTTAATGTTATTGTGCCTATATGTGGTATTTTTCCCACTCTGATATCAGACTATTTGTAATTAAGACACATTATTAAGACAAGTTAAAATCAGAGACAGAttaaactttatattttctttcctaatctgtaggcatagttaaaactaaaataataaatgtttcagATGCTCTCTTTCCTGAGAAATATCCGATTTATAAACCCTGTTGGTGACAAAGTGAACCTGAATCATGAAGAAAAACTGGATACAAAGTATGAGATTCACCACACTTTGACTTTTTTGCCAAATCCTGTATTTAAGCTGAAAATAGGAACATATTCCCAAAATCTATCACATGGTCGACAATTATATATGTTGAAAGAAATGATAGAGTGGAACACAGGCCACCAACAGGTTTGTTGGATTTACTTGTAAAACACTACATGCAACATAAGTTGATCTTATCATTTTCATAGgatacagcattttaaaatttatttacaaactCATTTCCTATATTCCTATACATGTTTTCAAGACA
Encoded proteins:
- the LOC116894252 gene encoding vomeronasal type-2 receptor 116-like — translated: MTKMFSFLFAILVLKLSFLLCSPIDNRCFWRLKTKTFWEGDKEIDCFFFIYTRFGHVKNEQFSGNLDKRLTSKTIHLILTLYFALEEINRNPHILPNISLLVKIECRLLDDWRINSLSSKREEYLPNYYCINQRRYLIVLTGPMWLPSVIVGPLLYITKRPELYYGPFHPLLSNQELNPYLYQMAPKDLSLALAMVSLLVHFSWNWVGAVVSDDDPGYEFILELRREMQRNNFCLAFVSIIVRNNNLFLKRYNIYYNQIKMSSAKVVIIYGDKDSPLQINFRLWNLFDIQRIWVTTSQWDMIINNGKFLLNSSYGTLSFSHHYSELSGFKTFIQTAYPSNYSDDYSLGILWWVYFNCSLSLSECKNLQNCPKENIFRWLYSHHFEMSLSDTTYDLYNSMYAVAYTLQQMLLKQADTWQIDDGKEPEFDSWQMLSFLRNIRFINPVGDKVNLNHEEKLDTKYEIHHTLTFLPNPVFKLKIGTYSQNLSHGRQLYMLKEMIEWNTGHQQSPTSVCSIPCSPGFRKSPQPGKPVCCFDCTPCPENEISNMTNMNQCIKCLDDQYANPGGTHCLKKVIVFLGYEDPLGMSLAILALCFSALTAFVLSIFLKHQETPTVKANNRTLSYILLTSLISCFLCSLLFIGHPNFTTCIMQQTTFAVVFTVAASTVLAKTIIVILAFKVTNTSRKMRWLLVSGAPKFIIPICTMIQLILCGIWLGTSPPFVDADGHVEKGHILIFCNKGSILAFYCVLGYLVSIAIASFTLAFFARNLPDTFNEAKFLTFSMLVFCSVWVTFLPVYHSTKGKSMVAVEVFCILASSAGLLFCIFAPKCFIILLRPEKKSFQKFQNIHSKI